One stretch of Ancylobacter sp. IITR112 DNA includes these proteins:
- a CDS encoding DUF6118 family protein, which yields MAGLDDDRDGFEPEALDEDAGDPAAAFDALRRTIETQGEQIGAEMKVMRRGLEAAFDQLEKIEPAQDYKPQLAQLVQALDNVAERMHGVEQSPILKQGAQHYAALLERSGEALIRTAAQQLERQASDLERAGRNLSAHVASARERDRQNWWLVVAFAVGLLAGALVMLFLPRVLPFSAAPRVASVVMGERPWQAGMSLMAFGSPEAWQRVASADQLLEANREAVAACWEAARTAGADQRCTITVPAPGQ from the coding sequence ATGGCGGGGCTGGACGACGACAGGGACGGATTCGAGCCGGAAGCACTGGACGAGGACGCCGGCGACCCGGCCGCCGCGTTCGACGCGCTACGGCGCACGATCGAGACGCAGGGCGAGCAGATCGGTGCGGAAATGAAGGTCATGCGGCGCGGGCTGGAAGCGGCTTTCGATCAGCTCGAAAAGATCGAGCCGGCGCAGGACTACAAGCCCCAGCTCGCCCAGCTCGTGCAGGCGCTCGACAATGTTGCGGAGCGGATGCACGGCGTAGAGCAATCGCCCATTCTCAAACAGGGCGCGCAACACTATGCGGCGCTCCTCGAGCGCAGCGGCGAGGCTCTGATACGCACCGCCGCGCAGCAGCTCGAGCGGCAGGCGTCCGACCTCGAGCGCGCCGGCCGCAATCTTTCGGCGCACGTCGCCAGCGCGCGGGAGCGCGATCGGCAAAATTGGTGGCTTGTCGTCGCCTTCGCTGTCGGCCTGCTCGCCGGCGCGCTGGTGATGCTGTTCCTTCCGCGCGTGTTGCCGTTCTCGGCCGCGCCGCGTGTCGCCAGCGTCGTCATGGGCGAAAGGCCGTGGCAGGCCGGTATGAGCCTCATGGCGTTCGGCAGCCCGGAAGCATGGCAGCGCGTGGCCTCGGCCGACCAGCTCCTTGAAGCGAACAGGGAGGCGGTAGCGGCTTGTTGGGAGGCCGCGCGCACGGCCGGCGCGGATCAGCGTTGCACCATCACCGTGCCAGCGCCGGGACAATAG